The window GTCAAGGCGGCCGACCCCGACCGCGCCGTCGTGTCGGTGAACGGCGACGGCGGCTTCTCCTGGACGCTGCAGGAGCTGTCCACGGCCAAGCGCTACGGTCTCGGCCTCGTGACGATCGTGTTCCACGACGGGTTCTACGGCAACGTGCGCCGCATCCAGAAGAACCGGTACGGGGCACGCTACTTCGCCAGCGACCTCACCAATCCGGACTACGGCACGCTCGCGGAGGCGTTCGGCATCCGCTCCGCACGGGCCACCACCCCGCAGGAGCTCTCGGGGGTGCTGGCCGACGCCGTGCCCGCGAACGAGCCGATCCTCATCAACGTGCCGGTCGGCGAGTTCCCGTCGCCGTGGCACCTGATCCACGAGGGTGTGCCGCGCCCGGCGCCGCTCGCCCCCGATGCGCATCTCGTGCGGCAGGCGGGGGTCTGACATGGTCATCGGGCACGACATCGCCGGCATCAGGGAGGATGCCGCAGGGCAGGCCTCGATCGATGTCGTCAGCCCGGCCGACGGCACCGTGATCGGTGCCGTCGTGGCTGGCGGACCCGCCGATGTGGATCGTGCGGTGGCTGCGGCCGCGGGCGCGTTCGGCACCTGGTCGACGACGCCGATGTCGCAGCGGATCGCTCATGTCGAGGCGCTCGCCGAGGGGTTGGCGCGCCACCGTGAGCTGCTCGCTGCGACGTTGAGCGCGGAGATGGGGTCGCCGATCGCGTTCGCGCGCTCCGCCCAGGTGGGCGTCGCGATCGCCGACCTCGCCCGGCTGGTCGAGGCCGCCCGCGCGCACGTCGAGCGCGAGGCGGTCTCGAACTCCCTCGTGGTCGCGGAGCCGGTCGGTGTGGTCGCCGCGATCACGCCCTGGAACTTCCCCCTGCACCAGATCATGCTCAAGGTGGGCGCCGCGATCCTCGCCGGCTGCACCGTGGTGCTCAAGCCCAGCGAGGTCGCGCCGCTGAACGCCGCGATCGTGGGCGACATCCTCCGCGAGACCGGGCTACCGGCCGGCGTCGTGAACATCGTGCACGGCGACGGCGCCGGTGTCGGCTCGCCGCTGGTGGCGCACCCCGGCGTCGACATGGTCACCTTCACGGGTTCGCGCCAGGTGGGGGAGCAGGTGGCGCGCGCCGCCGCCGCGACCATCAAGAAGGTCGCGCTGGAGCTCGGGGGCAAGTCGGCGGCGATCGTGCTCGACGACGCGCCGCTGGACGAGTCCGTGCGGGGGGTCCTCGCCTCGTGCTTCGCGAACGCCGGACAGACCTGCGCGGCGCAGACGCGCGTGCTGGTGCCGGAGGGCATGCGGGAGGCGTGGGAGCGCGCGGCCGTCGAGGCCGCGGCGGGCTGGGCGCCCGGCGACCCGCGCGCGGAGGGGACGGCCACCGGGCCGGTCGCCTCGGCGCTGCAGCGCGAGCGGGTGCGGTCGCACATCGAGACGGCGATCGCCGAGGGTGCGCGCGTGCTGACCGGCGGCCTCGATATCGTCGAACCGACGGCCGGCGGCGCCTACGTGCAGCCCACGATCTTCGCCGATGTGACACCCGACATGAGGATCTTCCACGAGGAGGTCTTCGGCCCGGTGCTCACGATCACTCCGTACGCCACGGTCGATGAGGCTGTCGACCTGGCGAACGACAGCGTGTACGGCCTGTCGGGCGGCGTGTGGTCGAGCGACCCTCGACGCGCCCTCGAGGTCGCGCTGCGCATGCGCACCGGCACCGTCGGCATCAACGGCGCCGGGCTTGACGTGGGGGCTCCCTTCGGGGGGTACAAGCAGTCGGGCGTCGGCCGGGAGTGCGGCGTGCACGGGTTCGAGGAGTTCCTCGAGCTGAAGTCGGTGATGGGCGCCGCCGCCCTTCTCGACGACCACTCGTGACCGGTAACAAACCCGAAACACCGCCGACACGAGGCAATAAAGAGCAATTCATAATATTCAATGAGTTGGAACCCGCCCGAGGGTTCCGTGAAGAGAGGACACCCATGAGACGCAGCATCGTAGCCGCGGTCGTCGGCGTGACGGCACTCGCCCTGACCGGCTGCGCCGGCGGGGGAGACGGGTCAGGAGGCGGAGCGGTCGAGAAGGCCACCATCGCCATCGCCGCCGACCCGGGTTCGCTCAACCCGATCACGAACGCGACGCAGGCGGGGCAGGAGGTCTCGGCCTACCTGTACGAGACCCTCATGTCGTTCGCCCACGGCAAGGACGCCGAGGGCCTGCTCGCCGAGAGCTGGACGGAGTCGACGACCGAGGTGTCGTTCGTGCTGAAGGAGGGGATCGTCTGCACGGACGGCTCCGAGCTCACCGCCTCCGACGTCAAGGCCTCGTTCGACTACGCCGCAGACCCCGAGACGGCATCGCCCTACTCCGGCGTCTACTTCCCCGCCGAGGGCCTGACCGTCGAGGCCGACGACGCCTCGCGCACCGTCACGTTCACCAGCGCGCAGCCGCAGAGCTTCCTGCTCAGCAACATCGGCCAGATGCCGGTCGTGTGCGCAGCCGGCATCGAGGACCCCGCGTCGCTCGACTCCACCCCCGTCGGCACCGGCATCTACACGCTCGAGGACTCCTCGCCCGGGCAGACCTACACGCTCGCCCTGCGCGACGACTACACGTGGGGTCCCGGCGACGTCACGAGCGACACCGAGGGGCTGCCGAAGACCGTCGAGCTGGAGGTCGTCGACACCGAGCCCACGCGCGCGAACATGCTCCTGTCTTCCGAGATCAACGTCGCCGAGGTCGGCGGCACGGATCGCGACCGGCTGGAGAGCGGCGATCTGTTCACGATCGACGTGCCCGCCCGTCCCGGCCTGATGTTCTTCAACCAGTCGGAGGGACGCCCGACCAACGACCTGCTGGTGCGGGAGGGCATCGCCGGCGGCATCGACCGCGACGAGGTCGCCTCGGTCTCCACCGGTGGACGCGGCGAGCTGATGACCTCGCTCGTCTCCTCGTTCACCGCGGTGTGCGTCGGGGCGGATGCCACCACGTCGCTCATCGGCTTCGACGCCGACGCGGCGGCCGCATCGCTCGACGAGGCCGGCTGGACCGTGGGCGCCGACGGCGTGCGGGAGAAGGACGGCGCGAAGCTGGAGCTCACCTTCGTCTACCCGTCCACCGAGGCGCAGTCGGTCGTGGCCGGCATCGAGCTCATCCAGCAGCAGCTGGGCGAGATCGGCGTCGAGGTCACTCCGGCACCGTCGTCGTCGTACACCGACGTCATCTTCCAGGGCGGCGACTGGGACCTCATCTGGGCCCCGATCTCCACCACGCTGCCCTCCACCTGGGCCGGCATCCTCTCGGGTCCGTTCCCCCCGGACGGCGGCAACTGGACGTACAACACCAACCAGGAGTTCTTCGACCTGACGGCCGAGGCGCAGCAGCTGGCCGGCGAGGACAGCTGCGACGCGTGGACCGCCGCGCAGGCCTCGGCGATCGGTAACCTCGAGGTGATGCCGTTCGCGGAGTCCACGAGCACGCTGTACGGAGCGGGCGTGGAGTTCGAGGTCACCACCAACGGACTGCTGATCCCGACGAGCCTCCGAGGCTAGGAGCCGCATGCTGGACCACGCGTCCGCCAGGACGGACACCGTGGCGGTGTTTCTTCGGAAGCGCCGCCACGGCAACCCCTGGCTGAGATTCCTCCTCCGCCGCGCGCTGCGCATGCTGGTGGCGATGTTCGTGATCATCGCGGTCGCGTTCTTCGTGCTCAGGGCATCCGGCGGCGACCCCGTGCGCGCCGCACTCGGCGCGACGGCCGACGAGGCCGTGGTCCAGGCCCGGCGCGATCAGCTGGGTCTCAACGACCCGCTGATCGTGCAGTTCTGGAACTATCTCACCGGCATCCTCCAGGGCGATCTGGGCTCGTCCCTCATCACCGGACGGTCGGTGTCGGAGCTCGTGCAGAACCGTCTCCCGGCCACCCTGGAGCTCGCCGGCATCTCGTTCGTGATCGTGCTGCTGGTGGCCGTGCCCGTGGGCCTCGGCATCGCGATCCTCACGCAGGGCAACCGACGCCGCGGCGTCGAGGTGACGTTCACCGGCATCACCGGCGTGATCGCCGCGATCCCGGAGTACCTCCTGGGCGTGGCACTGGTCGTGATCTTCGCGGTGGGGCTGCACTGGTTCCCCGTGGCCGGACGCTCGGGCCCCGCGTCGTACGTGCTGCCGGTGCTGGCCATGACGGTCGCCTCGTGGGCGTCGCTGTCGCGCATCGCCCGCGTCGAGGCGCTGAACACGCTGTCCGACGACTACGTGCGCACGGCCCGCTCCAAGCGCATCCCCGCGTCGTGGGTGTACTTCCGCCACGCGCTGCCCAACATGCTCACCGCCACGCTGACGATCGGCGGCACGCTGCTGTCGACCATGGTCGCCTCCAGCGTGCTCGTGGAGAAGGTGTTCAACTGGCCGGGTCTGGGCTCGGCGTTCGTCGACGCCATCGCCACGAAGGACTACGGCATCGTGCAGGGCCTCGCGCTCGTGTACGCGGCCATCATCCTCGTCATCACCCTCGCGGTCGACATCGTGCTGTCGCTCCTCGACCGGCGCACCACCCTCCTGGAGACGACCTGATGCGCTCGATCCTCACCTTCCTGCGCAACCCGCTCGGCGCGATCAGCACCGTCATGGTGCTCGTGCTGGTGTTCCTCGCGCTGTTCGCCCCGGAGATCTGGGGCGCGCAGGCGAACCAGACCGACACGTCGGCGCTGCTGCAGGGACCCAGCGCCGCGCACCCGCTCGGTACCGACGGCCTCGGGCGCGACCTCCTGCTCCGCACGCTCGTCGCCGCACGGCTGTCGCTGGGGATGGCGCTGATCGCCACCGTCATCGGCCTCGTCTTCGGTCTGCTGCTCGGTGCCCTCCCGTCGGTGCTCGGACCGCGGGTGCAGCGCCTGTTCAGCTCCGTCATCAGCACGTGGCTGGCGTTCCCGGTGCTGCTGGTGGCGATGCTGACCGTGATCCTGCTCGGGCCCAGCTCGTCGTCCGCGGTGATCGCGCTCGGCCTCACGATGGTGCCGTCGTTCGCCCGCCTCGCCCAGACGCTGTCGTCGCGCGTCGGCGGATCGGAGTACCTGGCGGCGGCGCGCATGATGGGCGTCTCGCGCGGACGGCAGTTCACGCGCTACGTGCTGCCGAACATCGCCGAACCCATCATCGTCAACGTCACCCTGTCGATCGGCGGCGGCCTGCTCGCGCTCTCCAGCCTCAGCTTCCTCGGCGTCGGCGTGCAGCCGCCGGACTACGACTGGGGCCGCATGCTCAGCGAGGCGTTCGACCAGGTGTACACCAACCCGACCGCGGTGGTCGGCCCCGGAGTCGCCGTCGTGTTCGCCGGCGTGGCGTTCGGCACGCTGGGCGAGTCGCTCGCCGCGCACCTGCGCAGCCACGGCAAGGGCAGCGTGCTCTCCCGGCGCAAGCTGGGCTCCGCGCCGCGCGTCGAGGCCCGCGAGCGGGTGGCCGACGACGACGCGCTGCTCGTGGTCGACGGCCTGTCGGTCTCGTTCCCCTCGCCGTCCGGGTGGGTGCGTCCCGTGCAGGACGTCTCGTTCTCGGTCGCACCGGGGGAGATCGTCGGCGTCGTCGGCGAGTCCGGCAGCGGCAAGTCGGTGGCGCTGATGGCGGTCGCCCAGCTGTCCGCCGCGGGCGCCGCCGTGACCGCGCAGGAGCTGCGCTTCGATGGCGACGACGTGCTCGACCTGCCGCCCGCCGTGATGAAGAAGCGGCTCGGCACGAAGATCGGCGTCGTGTTCCAGGATTCGCTCACGGCGCTCAACCCGGCGCTGCGCGTGGGCACGCAGCTCGCCGAGATCCCGCGTTTCCACGCCAGGGATGCCCGTGGCGCCGCACATCAGAAGGCCGTCGCCGCGCTGAAGGACGTCGCGATCGACGAGCCGGAGCGGCGCTCCCGGCAGTTCCCGCACGAGTACTCGGGCGGCATGCGGCAGCGCGCGCTCATCGCGATGTCGCAGATCGGCAAGCCGCGACTCATCATCGCCGACGAGCCCACCACGGCCCTCGACGTCACGGTGCAGCAGCGTGTGCTCGCGCTGCTCCGCCGCGAGTGCGAGGAGACCGGGGCGGCCGCGATCGTGGTGTCGCACGACATCGCCGTGCTCGCCGAGCTGTGCCAGCGCATCCTGGTGATGTACGCGGGACGCATCGTGGAGGACGTGGATGTGCGCCTGCTCGCGACGCCCGAGAAGCTCGCGCACCCCTATACGCGTGCGCTCGCCGAGTCGCTGCCCGACCTCGACACCGATCGCACCCAGCCGCTCGCGACGATCCCCGGCGAGCCGCCGGACCTCTCGCTGCCGCTCGTGGGCTGCGGGTTCGCTCCGCGCTGCCCGTTCGCGACCGAGCAGTGCCGCACGGTCACCCCGGAGCCGGTGGCCCACGGTCACGGCGGTCGCGTGGCCTGCTGGCACCCGCAGGACGGCGTGCCGATCGAGGGCATCCTCGGGGAGCCGGTCGTGCTCACCGGGTCGCAGACCACGCAGACCACGCAGGAGGTGCGCTGATGGCCGAGCTCGTCGTCGACGATCTGGTGGTGACCTTCGGGCACGGCGACTCGTCGTTCAACGCCGTGGACGGCGTGTCGCTCACGGTGCCGCACGGCAGCATCGTCGGACTGGTCGGGGAGTCCGGCTCGGGCAAGTCCACCATCGCGCGCGTCATCGCCGGTCTCCAGCCGGCCACGGCCGGACGCCTGCTGCTCGACGGCGAGGAGCTGCGACCGGCGACCGGGCGGCAGCGCCTCGCGCGCGCCCGCGACGTGCAGATGATCTTCCAGGACCCGTACTCCTCGCTGAATCCGCGCATGACCATCGGCGACACGCTCGACGAGGCGCTCGCGCTGCACGGCAGCGGCAACGCCAAGGCGCGCGCCGACGGCGTGAAGGAGCTGTTGCGGCTGGTGCGCCTGAAGCCGGGCACGGTCGACCAGTATCCGTCTCAGCTGTCCGGCGGCATGCGGCAGCGCGTCGCGATCGCGCGCTGTCTGGCCGTGAAGCCGCGGCTCATCATCGCCGACGAGATCACGTCGGCGCTCGATGCGTCGGTGCAGGGTGCCGTGCTGAACCTGGTGCGCGATCTGCAGCGCGAGCTGGAGCTCTCGGTGCTGTTCATCACCCACAACCTCGCCGCCGTGCGGTACATCGCCGACACCACGGCCGTGATGCGCAAGGGGCGGATCGTCGAGCACGGCGACGCGGACGAGATCGTCTCGAATCCGCAGCACACCTACACGCAGTCCCTCGTCGCCGCGATCCCGCGCATCCAGAACGCCGGCACCGACCACCTCCTGCACGCGATCGGACACTGATGACCCTGCTCCACCCCACCACCGGTCTGCGCGACGACGCCCGCGATCTGCTCCCCGGTCTGGTCGGCCTGCGCCGCGCGATCCACGCCGATCCGGAGCTCGGGCTCGAACTGCCGCGCACGCAGCGGCGGATCCTCGATGCGCTCGAGCCGCTGGGCGTCGAGGTGACCCTCGGCGCGGGACTGAGCTCGATCGCTGCCGTCATCCGCGGCGCGCATCCCGGCCCGACCGTGCTGCTGCGCGCCGACATGGACGCACTGCCGCTCACCGAGGAGACCGGTCTCGACTATGCCGCCACCGGGGAGCGCATGCACGCGTGCGGACACGACCTGCACGTGGCGGGTCTCGTCGGCGCGGCGCAGCTGCTCGCCGCCCGTCGCGACGATCTGCACGGCGACGTGCTCCTGATGTTCCAGCCGGGCGAGGAGCTCGGCGACGGTGCCACCCGCATGCTGGCCGAGGGACTGCTCGACGTCACCGGCTCGCGGCCGGTGGCCGCGTTCGGCATCCACGTGGTCCCCGGTGAGTTCGGGGTGTTCTCCACGCGACCCGGTGCGCTGATGGCGGGCGCGATCGAGGTGGAGGTCACGATCACCGGGTCCGGGGGACACGCGTCGGCCCCGCACCTCACGCGTGACCCCGTGCCGGTGGCCGCGGAGCTCGTGACGGCGCTGCAGGCGTTCGTCACGCGGCGCTTCGACGTGTTTGACCCGGTGGTGCTGAGCGTCACACAGCTGCACGCCGGCGGACCCGCCCGCAACATCATCTCCGACACGGCGTCGCTCGTGGCGTCGGTGCGCGTGCTCTCGCACGAGAACAGCGCCCGCGTGCAGACCGAGATCCCCGCCCTGGTGCAGGAGATCGCGGCGGCGCACGGCTGCACGGTCGAGGTCGACGTCACCATCCTGTGCGCGCCCACCGTGAACGACCCGCAGGCCGTCGCGCACGTGTGCAGCACCCTGAGCGGCCTGTTCGGCGAGGAGCGGGTGTGGGAGACCGCACACCCCGTGATGGGGTCGGAGGACTTCTCGTTCGTGCTGGAGCAGGTGCCGGGCGCGTTCCTGTTCCTGCGCGCCACCCCCGCCGAGGTCGACCTGGAGACGGCGTCCCCGAACCACTCGCCGACCGTCGTGTTCGACGACGCGGTGCTCGCGGATCAGGCCGCGGCGCTCGCCGCCCTCGCGCTCGGCCGCCTCAGCGCCTGAGCCCTGCCTCAGGCCGTCAGGAACGCGCGGAGGTCGGCGTTCAGCTGCGCCGCGACCGCCGGGTCGCTGTACATCATGTGCCCGGCCCGGTACCAGTGCGAGGTGGTGCGTTCGCGGGGCAGGCCGAAGTGCCGCAGCAGATGGTCGGCGGCCCCCACGGTGGTCAGCGCGTCGTACACGCCCGTGCCGAGGAAGAGCCGCGCGTGCGGGTTCTGCTTCATCCACCGCGAGAGCCGCGCCGGGTAGGGGTAGGTGTGGAACGGCGACGGTCGGCCATAGGTGGGGAACGCGGCGCCGCCCTGCTCCTGCCAGTCCCAGTCACGGCCGGCCTCCGTGTCGACGACCCGGTACGGTCGCGCGGAGTCGTCGCCGAACACGTCGAGCCGCAGACGCGACAGCCCGGTGACGTAGCGCGGGGAGAGCGCGGTGTCGGCGGGGTCGTGGCCGAGCTCGCCGACACGGCGGTCGGCGGCGGGGGCGCGGTAGCGACTGTCCGTGACGCCCAGCACCTGGCCCTCGAGCAGCCGTTCGCGGAAGTCGGTCTTGCTGATCCACAGTCGGTCGCGCACGAGCTCGTCGGCGGGGAGGCCGATCATGGCGGACAACCGCTCGGCGACCGCGTCCCGGTCGCCCGCCGGCAGCTCGTCGCCCTGCAGCATGGCCGCGGCCAGGTCGCCGCGCGCGAAGTCGAGGGCGTCCGCGATGGCGCCCTCGACCGTGGCGTGCCCGCGCGACCCCGTGCCGTGGTACCAGGCGGTGGCGGCCTTGTAGGGCAGGTTGGCGAGGGCTCCGACGATGCTCCCCGGCCGGTCCTGCGTCTCCTGGATGTTCACCGCCTGACCGAGCAGCGCGATCCCGGCCAGCGGCGCCGTGTCCATGCTGTGCGGGTTCGTCGCGAGGAACGCCGCGCGCAGCGTGCCGTAGCTCTCGCCGAGGAAGTACGTGGGCGCGTCCCAGCGGCCGTGCCGGTCGCGCCAGTCGCCGATCGCGACGGCGACCGCGTCGGCGTCGCCCTCCACGGTGCGGAAGAGCGAGCGGTCGGCGTCGTCCGCGAACGTGCCGAAGCCGGTGCCCGGTGCGTCGAGGAACACGAGGTCGGCGACGTCGAGGATGCTCGACGGGCTCTCCTCGATGCCGTACGGCGGCTGTCCGGCGTCGCCCGGGTGCACCGGGACGCGCGCCCGCCACGGTCCGATGCCGCTCAGGTGCAGGTAGATCGACGAGACGCCGGGCCCGCCGTTGGTGAGGAACAGCACCGGCCGGCCGGGTGCGTCGACCGTATAGCTGAATGCCGACAGCGTGCCCTGTGGCGTGCCGTCGGAGCGCCGCAGCGGCAGCTCCTCCACCCGCGCGACGTACTCCCGCTCTCCGAGTCGGCCCGTCGTCTCGCGTGCGCTCATCAGCGCGCGGTGGCGTCGCGGTAGAAGTCGTCGAGGTCGCTCTTCATGCGCACGATGGCATCTTCGTCCACGAACGTCATGTGGCCGGACTCGTAGAACGCGAAACGGATGTTGTCGCGCAGCGCGGGGGCGAGGTACAGGTGCGCCACGTCGACCTCCGGCCCGAAGAACGGGGTCGCGAGGTCGTAGTACCCGCCCATCACGAACACGCGGAGGTTCGGGTTGCGCCGCACCGCCGCCGAGAGGTCGAGCGACACGTCGGGCACGAGCTGGGGGGCGTCGACGCCCGGCGCCTTGTGCTTCCAGTCCCAGGCTCGCGAGATGGGCATGTTGTGCAGGTGCCGGTAGTGCAGGTCGCTGGTGTAGCCGATGTCGTCGACGAGGTGCGCGCGGTAGGTCGACAGGTGCGCGCTGTTCACCCCGGCGGTGGCGGCGTCGTCGGTGGCGGGGTCGTGCGAGCCGCCGCCCACCACGTACTGGTGCTCGGCGGTGAAGCGGGTGTCGAACCGGCCGATCACGCGACCCTCGTCGGCGAGCAGCGCGTAGCGGTACTGCTCCATGCCGATGCGGAAGTGGTGCTTCTTCAGGTCGTCGGCATCGAGACCGACGAGGGCGCTCATGCGCGCGGCGACCTCGTCTTCGACCTCGGACGGGATCAGGTCGCCCTGCAGCAGGGCGGCCGCG of the Microbacterium sufflavum genome contains:
- a CDS encoding dipeptide/oligopeptide/nickel ABC transporter permease/ATP-binding protein, translated to MRSILTFLRNPLGAISTVMVLVLVFLALFAPEIWGAQANQTDTSALLQGPSAAHPLGTDGLGRDLLLRTLVAARLSLGMALIATVIGLVFGLLLGALPSVLGPRVQRLFSSVISTWLAFPVLLVAMLTVILLGPSSSSAVIALGLTMVPSFARLAQTLSSRVGGSEYLAAARMMGVSRGRQFTRYVLPNIAEPIIVNVTLSIGGGLLALSSLSFLGVGVQPPDYDWGRMLSEAFDQVYTNPTAVVGPGVAVVFAGVAFGTLGESLAAHLRSHGKGSVLSRRKLGSAPRVEARERVADDDALLVVDGLSVSFPSPSGWVRPVQDVSFSVAPGEIVGVVGESGSGKSVALMAVAQLSAAGAAVTAQELRFDGDDVLDLPPAVMKKRLGTKIGVVFQDSLTALNPALRVGTQLAEIPRFHARDARGAAHQKAVAALKDVAIDEPERRSRQFPHEYSGGMRQRALIAMSQIGKPRLIIADEPTTALDVTVQQRVLALLRRECEETGAAAIVVSHDIAVLAELCQRILVMYAGRIVEDVDVRLLATPEKLAHPYTRALAESLPDLDTDRTQPLATIPGEPPDLSLPLVGCGFAPRCPFATEQCRTVTPEPVAHGHGGRVACWHPQDGVPIEGILGEPVVLTGSQTTQTTQEVR
- a CDS encoding ABC transporter ATP-binding protein, which gives rise to MAELVVDDLVVTFGHGDSSFNAVDGVSLTVPHGSIVGLVGESGSGKSTIARVIAGLQPATAGRLLLDGEELRPATGRQRLARARDVQMIFQDPYSSLNPRMTIGDTLDEALALHGSGNAKARADGVKELLRLVRLKPGTVDQYPSQLSGGMRQRVAIARCLAVKPRLIIADEITSALDASVQGAVLNLVRDLQRELELSVLFITHNLAAVRYIADTTAVMRKGRIVEHGDADEIVSNPQHTYTQSLVAAIPRIQNAGTDHLLHAIGH
- a CDS encoding M20 metallopeptidase family protein, whose translation is MTLLHPTTGLRDDARDLLPGLVGLRRAIHADPELGLELPRTQRRILDALEPLGVEVTLGAGLSSIAAVIRGAHPGPTVLLRADMDALPLTEETGLDYAATGERMHACGHDLHVAGLVGAAQLLAARRDDLHGDVLLMFQPGEELGDGATRMLAEGLLDVTGSRPVAAFGIHVVPGEFGVFSTRPGALMAGAIEVEVTITGSGGHASAPHLTRDPVPVAAELVTALQAFVTRRFDVFDPVVLSVTQLHAGGPARNIISDTASLVASVRVLSHENSARVQTEIPALVQEIAAAHGCTVEVDVTILCAPTVNDPQAVAHVCSTLSGLFGEERVWETAHPVMGSEDFSFVLEQVPGAFLFLRATPAEVDLETASPNHSPTVVFDDAVLADQAAALAALALGRLSA
- a CDS encoding ABC transporter permease produces the protein MLDHASARTDTVAVFLRKRRHGNPWLRFLLRRALRMLVAMFVIIAVAFFVLRASGGDPVRAALGATADEAVVQARRDQLGLNDPLIVQFWNYLTGILQGDLGSSLITGRSVSELVQNRLPATLELAGISFVIVLLVAVPVGLGIAILTQGNRRRGVEVTFTGITGVIAAIPEYLLGVALVVIFAVGLHWFPVAGRSGPASYVLPVLAMTVASWASLSRIARVEALNTLSDDYVRTARSKRIPASWVYFRHALPNMLTATLTIGGTLLSTMVASSVLVEKVFNWPGLGSAFVDAIATKDYGIVQGLALVYAAIILVITLAVDIVLSLLDRRTTLLETT
- a CDS encoding aldehyde dehydrogenase family protein, which gives rise to MVIGHDIAGIREDAAGQASIDVVSPADGTVIGAVVAGGPADVDRAVAAAAGAFGTWSTTPMSQRIAHVEALAEGLARHRELLAATLSAEMGSPIAFARSAQVGVAIADLARLVEAARAHVEREAVSNSLVVAEPVGVVAAITPWNFPLHQIMLKVGAAILAGCTVVLKPSEVAPLNAAIVGDILRETGLPAGVVNIVHGDGAGVGSPLVAHPGVDMVTFTGSRQVGEQVARAAAATIKKVALELGGKSAAIVLDDAPLDESVRGVLASCFANAGQTCAAQTRVLVPEGMREAWERAAVEAAAGWAPGDPRAEGTATGPVASALQRERVRSHIETAIAEGARVLTGGLDIVEPTAGGAYVQPTIFADVTPDMRIFHEEVFGPVLTITPYATVDEAVDLANDSVYGLSGGVWSSDPRRALEVALRMRTGTVGINGAGLDVGAPFGGYKQSGVGRECGVHGFEEFLELKSVMGAAALLDDHS
- a CDS encoding S10 family serine carboxypeptidase-like protein; the encoded protein is MSARETTGRLGEREYVARVEELPLRRSDGTPQGTLSAFSYTVDAPGRPVLFLTNGGPGVSSIYLHLSGIGPWRARVPVHPGDAGQPPYGIEESPSSILDVADLVFLDAPGTGFGTFADDADRSLFRTVEGDADAVAVAIGDWRDRHGRWDAPTYFLGESYGTLRAAFLATNPHSMDTAPLAGIALLGQAVNIQETQDRPGSIVGALANLPYKAATAWYHGTGSRGHATVEGAIADALDFARGDLAAAMLQGDELPAGDRDAVAERLSAMIGLPADELVRDRLWISKTDFRERLLEGQVLGVTDSRYRAPAADRRVGELGHDPADTALSPRYVTGLSRLRLDVFGDDSARPYRVVDTEAGRDWDWQEQGGAAFPTYGRPSPFHTYPYPARLSRWMKQNPHARLFLGTGVYDALTTVGAADHLLRHFGLPRERTTSHWYRAGHMMYSDPAVAAQLNADLRAFLTA
- a CDS encoding ABC transporter substrate-binding protein — translated: MRRSIVAAVVGVTALALTGCAGGGDGSGGGAVEKATIAIAADPGSLNPITNATQAGQEVSAYLYETLMSFAHGKDAEGLLAESWTESTTEVSFVLKEGIVCTDGSELTASDVKASFDYAADPETASPYSGVYFPAEGLTVEADDASRTVTFTSAQPQSFLLSNIGQMPVVCAAGIEDPASLDSTPVGTGIYTLEDSSPGQTYTLALRDDYTWGPGDVTSDTEGLPKTVELEVVDTEPTRANMLLSSEINVAEVGGTDRDRLESGDLFTIDVPARPGLMFFNQSEGRPTNDLLVREGIAGGIDRDEVASVSTGGRGELMTSLVSSFTAVCVGADATTSLIGFDADAAAASLDEAGWTVGADGVREKDGAKLELTFVYPSTEAQSVVAGIELIQQQLGEIGVEVTPAPSSSYTDVIFQGGDWDLIWAPISTTLPSTWAGILSGPFPPDGGNWTYNTNQEFFDLTAEAQQLAGEDSCDAWTAAQASAIGNLEVMPFAESTSTLYGAGVEFEVTTNGLLIPTSLRG